A region from the Malus domestica chromosome 07, GDT2T_hap1 genome encodes:
- the LOC103409988 gene encoding uncharacterized protein yields MESSLQRMESSSSSSSVPKFPQPKRGLIKANIFGNLVKTTTSMSSHREQLDKSLLSEENIPLVTLDAAPNDAEEKHVPYAATRDSEAPADNLAKPNSEENIQLVTLNAAPNDAKEEQVTYAAARDSEAPADNLAKPNSEDNIQLVTFNVAPNERQVPYAAAKESEAPADNLAKPNSEELIFLVTSLCMEILSAACDQASSPGRPRYALFGMLLAIGALLIFICELIYKGRKNKVVWRKMGCCMLFGSVIEIFGLFGGISQCVCSIIQYVYYIRRAENPIKLSLLPAIFLICLIATRLNRTRMQTRDETGEHIAKD; encoded by the exons ATGGAATCGTCATTGCAGAGAATGGAATCGTCCTCGTCCTCGTCCTCTGTACCGAAGTTTCCACAACCTAAAAGGGGCCTAATCAAGGCAAATATTTTCGGAAATTTGGTAAAAACAACCACAAGTATGTCGTCGCATAGAGAGCAGCTGGACAAATCACTACTGTCGGAAGAGAATATACCGCTGGTGACCCTTGATGCAGCGCCTAACGATGCGGAGGAGAAGCACGTTCCCTACGCCGCCACGAGAGATTCCGAAGCACCAGCCGACAATTTAGCAAAG CCAAATTCGGAAGAGAATATACAGCTGGTGACCCTTAATGCAGCGCCTAACGATGCGAAGGAGGAGCAGGTTACCTACGCCGCCGCGAGAGATTCCGAAGCACCAGCCGACAATTTAGCAAAG CCAAATTCGGAAGACAATATACAGCTGGTGACATTTAATGTAGCGCCTAACGAAAGGCAAGTTCCCTACGCCGCCGCGAAAGAGTCTGAAGCACCAGCTGATAATTTGGCAAAG CCAAATTCAGAAGAGTTGATCTTTTTAGTCACTAGCCTTTGCATGGAGATTTTATCAGCTGCTTGTGATCAGGCTTCGTCCCCAGGTAGGCCTCGGTATGCGCTGTTCGGAATGCTCTTGGCTATTGGAGCTCTACTCATTTTCATATGTGAGCTGATTTACAAAGGTAGGAAAAATAAAGTGGTTTGGAGGAAGATGGGATGTTGCATGCTTTTTGGTTCGGtcattgaaatttttgggttattCGGAGGCATCAGTCAATGTGTTTGCTCAATAATTCAATACGTTTATTACATTCGACGTGCTGAAAATCCCATCAAACTGTCCCTTTTGCCTGCCATCTTTCTCATATGTCTAATTGCTACAAGATTAAATAGGACACGAATGCAGACCAGAGATGAGACCGGTGAACATATAGCCAAAGACTGA
- the LOC103455428 gene encoding putative disease resistance protein At3g14460, with the protein MGGVGKTTLAQVLYSDEKIKEHFDVTAWACVSEDFDAMRVTKTLIESISSKPCSLPDSLLQVELREQVRGKKFLFVLDDLWNDNYNEWVLVQTPFTYGARGSKVIVTTRNESVASLVRTVPIHYLKHLLDEDCWLLLAKHAFRNENPSAHPDLEEIGKEIARKCNGLPLAAKALGGLLGCSVDYKEWSHILNNNLWEILHDKGVLPSLRLSYHYLPTYLKQCFAYFSIFPKDYEFEKENIIQLWMALGLVPQAESGKGLEEVGKGYVDELLSRSLLQRSLIGKSSFTMHDLVNDLAISVSGEFCFRLDEGQPREVPKRVRHLSYMRGEFDSAAKFKSLDEIKCLRTLFPMSLRPHKKGDVNYVSIKVLEDLLPALKCSRVLSLSRYKNITQIPDCIGKHLHLRYIDFSYTAIKKLPDTVCTLYHLQTLLLFGCSSLVELPADMRKLINLHHLDIGGTCVKEMPVQMGRLKSLRTLTAFVLGKSTGSGGIGELGQLSHLRGKLSILNLQNVVNPVDALGANLKDKKHLSEVELAWDREDAYDSIKERHVLESLQPSVNLAKLTIRFYGGTSFPDWLGDSSFSNIQVMRLTDCSTCLWLPPVGRLPSLKELYIERMKSVMTIGVEFFRGNGASLIQPFQSLKKLKLKEMPEWEEWLPCPGRGQSLDFPRLEELTLKNCPKLRGNLPDHLPCLRKLSVCDCGVLHERATRTRWIPWSLIVNTESLRQSLEEVKIVRCPGLSSLLETESLSSLSKLEIQFFNRRECLWPHFSNCLQRLILVNCASLLSFSGNGLPTSMTLLHIENCRRLEFLSHEMMAKLTSLQRFNLFNSCDSLRSFPLGVFPKLSFLCIKGNKNLESLSIGGAEDENLTHLDGLVILACPNLVSFPHGGLPTPNLAALEVRGCEKLKLFPDRIHTLTALRYLGIGDLPNVESFAQGGLPPNLELFVIWDCEKLKPSVEYWGLQRIVSLRTFHILRGEDVLERLLKEQLLPTTLHRLVISNMKSLKSLEGKGLQHLTCLQELKIHDCDSLEFLTKEGLPASLSFLSIEKCSSLEKRCQEKTGEEWMKIAHIPCIKIDDQVIF; encoded by the coding sequence ATGGGCGGGGTTGGTAAGACAACCCTTGCTCAGGTCCTTTACAGcgatgaaaaaataaaagagcaTTTTGATGTTACTGCTTGGGCATGTGTTTCTGAAGATTTTGATGCTATGAGGGTAACTAAAACCCTTATTGAATCAATTAGCTCAAAACCTTGCAGTCTTCCAGATAGCTTGCTTCAAGTTGAACTAAGGGAACAAGTGAGGGGGAAAAAGTTCCTATTTGTGTTGGACGACCTTTGGAATGACAACTATAATGAATGGGTTCTTGTACAAACTCCTTTTACTTATGGGGCAAGGGGAAGTAAGGTCATTGTAACAACGAGAAATGAAAGTGTTGCATCCCTAGTGCGCACCGTGCCTATTCACTACTTGAAACATTTGTTGGATGAAGATTGTTGGTTGTTACTCGCAAAACATGCATTTAGAAATGAAAATCCTAGTGCACATCCGGACTTGGAAGAAATTGGTAAGGAAATTGCACGCAAGTGCAATGGTCTTCCTTTAGCTGCAAAAGCACTTGGGGGTCTCTTAGGTTGTAGTGTGGACTACAAGGAATGGAGTCACATATTGAACAACAATCTTTGGGAGATATTGCATGATAAAGGTGTTCTTCCATCATTAAGATTGAGTTACCATTATCTCCCTACTTATTTGAAACAATGCTTTGCTTATTTCTCAATTTTCCCAAAGGACTatgaatttgaaaaagaaaatataattcaacTTTGGATGGCATTGGGTTTAGTTCCACAAGCTGAGAGTGGTAAAGGATTGGAAGAGGTCGGCAAGGGATACGTTGATGAACTATTGTCACGATCACTACTTCAAAGATCATTAATTGGGAAATCAAGTTTCACAATGCATGATCTCGTTAACGATTTGGCTATTTCTGTGTCTGGAGAATTTTGTTTTAGGTTGGATGAGGGACAACCACGTGAAGTTCCAAAACGAGTTCGGCATTTGTCATACATGAGAGGAGAATTTGATAGTGCTGCAAAGTTTAAGTCATTGGACGAAATCAAGTGTTTGCGCACCTTATTTCCCATGTCTTTAAGACCACACAAGAAGGGGGATGTGAACTATGTAAGCATAAAGGTTCTAGAGGACTTGTTACCAGCACTAAAATGTTCACGGGTGTTGTCATTGTCAAGATATAAAAATATCACTCAAATACCTGATTGCATTGGTAAACACTTGCACTTACGCTACATTGATTTCTCTTACACTGCAATTAAAAAGTTACCAGATACGGTGTGTACTCTCTACCATTTGCAAACTCTATTGTTGTTTGGTTGTTCCTCCCTTGTTGAATTGCCTGCAGACATGAGAAAATTGATAAATTTGCATCATCTTGATATTGGTGGAACTTGTGTAAAAGAGATGCCGGTGCAAATGGGTAGACTAAAAAGTTTGAGAACATTGACTGCTTTTGTGTTGGGGAAATCTACTGGGTCAGGTGGCATTGGAGAACTGGGGCAATTGTCGCACCTTCGAGGAAAATTGTCTATCTTGAATCTGCAAAATGTTGTCAATCCTGTGGATGCCTTGGGGGCCAATTTGAAGGATAAGAAACATCTCAGCGAAGTAGAGTTGGCATGGGATCGTGAGGATGCATATGATTCCATCAAAGAGAGACATGTACTGGAAAGCCTACAACCTTCCGTAAATCTGGCGAAGCTGACCATcagattttatggtggaactagCTTTCCAGATTGGTTGGGAGACTCCTCATTCTCCAACATACAAGTCATGCGTCTCACTGATTGTAGTACTTGTTTGTGGTTGCCACCAGTTGGGCGGTTACCCTCTCTCAAAGAGCTCTATATAGAAAGGATGAAATCTGTCATGACTATTGGTGTTGAGTTCTTCAGGGGTAATGGAGCTTCTTTAATTCAGCCGTTTCAATCTCTCAAGAAGCTAAAGTTGAAAGAGATGCCAGAGTGGGAGGAATGGCTACCTTGTCCAGGTAGAGGTCAATCTCTAGACTTTCCTCGTCTTGAGGAACTGACTTTAAAGAATTGTCCGAAGCTGAGGGGAAACTTGCCCGATCATCTTCCTTGCTTGAGAAAACTTTCCGTGTGCGACTGCGGGGTTCTACATGAAAGGGCTACCAGAACGAGATGGATACCGTGGTCTCTCATCGTTAACACGGAGTCCTTGCGACAATCTCTTGAAGAAGTGAAGATAGTTAGATGTCCTGGTCTATCGTCGTTACTGGAGACGGAGTCGCTTTCATCGCTTTCCAAACTTGagattcaattttttaatcgcAGAGAATGCTTGTGGCCGCACTTCAGcaattgtcttcaaagattgaTTCTCGTTAACTGCGCATCACTCTTGTCGTTCTCTGGAAATGGTCTACCCACTTCTATGACACTTCTTCATATAGAAAATTGCAGGAGATTAGAATTCCTATCTCATGAGATGATGGCCAAATTGACATCCCTTCAACgtttcaatttatttaatagCTGTGATTCACTGAGGTCCTTCCCGCTGGGCGTTTTCCCCAAACTTTCATTTCTTTGTATCAAGGGCAATAAAAATCTAGAATCCCTTTCCATTGGAGGAGCTGAAGATGAAAATCTCACTCATCTCGACGGACTCGTTATCCTAGCGTGTCCAAATCTGGTCTCTTTTCCCCACGGGGGATTGCCCACTCCCAACCTAGCTGCCCTTGAAGTCAGGGGATGCGAGAAGTTGAAGTTATTTCCCGACCGAATACACACCCTCACAGCCCTTCGATATTTGGGTATAGGCGATCTTCCAAATGTTGAGTCATTTGCACAAGGGGGTTTGCCTCCAAACCTAGAATTATTTGTAATCTGGGATTGTGAGAAACTGAAGCCTTCAGTGGAGTACTGGGGTTTGCAACGAATTGTCTCCCTTCGAACATTTCATATCTTGAGAGGCGAGGATGTGTTGGAGAGGTTGCTCAAGGAACAGCTGCTCCCTACCACTCTTCACAGACTCGTAATCTCTAACATGAAAAGTCTGAAATCTTTGGAGGGAAAGGGACTTCAACACCTCACTTGTCTTCAAGAGCTCAAAATTCACGACTGTGATAGTCTCGAATTCCTGACAAAAGAGGGTCTTCCGGCATCGCTCTCTTTCCTGAGCATCGAAAAGTGTTCTTCTCTGGAGAAGAGGTGTCAGGAGAAGACGGGAGAAGAGTGGATGAAGATAGCACACATTCCTTGCATCAAGATAGACGACCAAGTCATCTTTTGA
- the LOC139197510 gene encoding putative disease resistance RPP13-like protein 1, which yields MAGALIGEAFLSASIQVMCDKIGSGEFLDLFWGKKLDHSLMEKLKLTLLTLHAVLNDAEEKQIVKPAVESWLDELKHAVFDVEDLLDEIDAEALRSKVEAEYQTKKTQVWNFLSTSLNPFYQGMNGRIQELFQRLEHLAKQINLLGLMGGVKGKIS from the coding sequence ATGGCAGGAGCTTTGATTGGAGAGGCTTTTCTCTCTGCTTCCATCCAGGTGATGTGCGATAAGATTGGTTCCGGTGAGTTCTTGGATCTGTTTTGGGGGAAAAAGCTTGATCATTCGCTCATGGAGAAGCTGAAGCTGACGTTGTTGACCCTTCATGCAGTGCTCAATGATGCAGAGGAGAAGCAGATTGTCAAACCTGCTGTGGAAAGTTGGCTTGACGAGCTCAAACATGCTGTCTTTGATGTGGAGGATCTACTCGATGAGATCGATGCTGAAGCTTTGCGCTCCAAGGTGGAAGCTGAATATCAAACTAAGAAAACCCAGGTGTGGAACTTCCTATCTACCTCTCTTAATCCTTTTTATCAAGGCATGAATGGTAGGATACAAGAGTTATTCCAAAGGTTAGAACACCTCGCAAAACAAATTAATCTCCTTGGTCTTATGGGAGGTGTTAAGGGGAAAATTTCTTGA